The following are encoded together in the Brassica napus cultivar Da-Ae chromosome A9, Da-Ae, whole genome shotgun sequence genome:
- the LOC106378924 gene encoding uncharacterized protein LOC106378924 has protein sequence MADLLQKAIQSMSLEEEEPLTLPDSPRFRVFDENETSLLGRLLNPDCQSMERMIEYIPTAWRVYGRVRGIALSRDRFQFVFQREEDLVTVLKDRPWSYNHWTMVLERWTANPPASFLQSMLIWIRMRHIPVNFFTVETMHKLASEVGKVVEVAYDPKVSHTKDYIRALVLFDTNNPAKASRKLTIKGGTVTIEFDYERIHKRCFHCLRLTHEKAKCPFLKKGLNRVQSVVEVPRVEHRGPVLTEPLSGPPGFPLMFPELSGEDRKMAMLYISHADPTERLARIERVKQGIAENTAASSIAAPRSHNDDNSGEGTESSGSLFPACSAPIAPSGFQLGPSSEGRVIGSTGAHKSQRRRPQAWKRRATGKDLKLPAPLSIPSESGPISSSKRKAASPLPATENKNKKLSESTVASVLKPLPPQ, from the exons ATGGCTGACTTACTCCAGAAAGCTATTCAATCGATGTCGTTGGAGGAGGAAGAACCTCTGACTCTACCGGATAGCCCGAGGTTTAGAGTTTTTGATGAAAACGAAACAAGCTTGTTGGGGAGGCTCTTAAACCCAGATTGTCAGTCTATGGAGAGGATGATAGAATACATACCAACAGCTTGGAGGGTTTATGGGAGAGTGCGTGGTATCGCCCTGTCTCGGGACAGATTCCAGTTTGTGTTTCAGCGGGAAGAGGATCTTGTGACAGTGTTGAAAGATAGGCCATGGTCTTACAACCATTGGACTATGGTTCTGGAGCGTTGGACAGCAAATCCACCAGCAAGCTTCCTACAGTCTATGTTGATTTGGATCAGAATGCGTCACATCCCAGTCAACTTTTTTACGGTTGAGACCATGCACAAGCTGGCCTCCGAAGTTGGCAAAGTTGTTGAAGTAGCCTATGATCCTAAGGTATCTCATACTAAGGATTACATAAGGGCTTTGGTGTTATTCGATACCAATAATCCTGCAAAAGCTTCGCGTAAACTCACGATTAAAGGAGGGACTGTAACAATTGAGTTTGACTACGAGAGAATTCACAAGCGATGTTTCCATTGCCTACGCTTGACGCATGAGAAAGCTAAGTGTCCTTTCCTTAAAAAGGGCCTTAACAGAGTGCAGTCGGTTGTTGAGGTGCCAAGAGTGGAACATAGAGGTCCGGTGCTGACCGAGCCGTTGAGTGGTCCTCCAGGCTTTCCACTCATGTTCCCAGAGCTTTCAGGGGAAGATCGTAAAATGGCAATGCTCTATATATCACACGCCGATCCTACTGAGCGACTGGCTAGGATTGAAAGAGTCAAGCAAGGGATAGCTGAGAACACTGCAGCTTCATCA ATTGCAGCTCCCCGGTCTCACAATGATGACAATAGTGGTGAAGGTACGGAGTCCTCGGGTTCCTTGTTCCCTGCTTGTTCTGCCCCCATTGCTCCATCGGGTTTTCAGCTTGGCCCTTCTTCGGAAGGGCGAGTCATTGGAAGTACAGGAGCTCACAAGTCGCAGAGGAGACGTCCTCAGGCATGGAAACGAAGAGCCACAGGCAAAGATCTGAAACTGCCTGCCCCACTCTCTATTCCAAGCGAGTCTGGACCTATATCGAGCTCCAAACGAAAGGCGGCGTCTCCCTTGCCAGctacagaaaacaaaaacaaaaaactttcaGAATCTACGGTGGCTTCCGTATTGAAGCCGCTGCCTCCCCAATGA
- the LOC106378922 gene encoding uncharacterized protein LOC106378922 yields MEEAAVWLNLHALLPFSEKTVSSEDSSPSWQKPPPLFLKCNVGASWDISSCSSGASWIVRDSKGVVLYHSRQVFSCIDSRVQADLTAISWAAEAIRDFKLKRVIFEISSDQAQTALDFPMSFLGNPHVCQRALFAIHAVSEAKLHLVQANCTIIANLIAGSVTRDHRHQFYVARNGPVWLSSQIQLEASS; encoded by the coding sequence ATGGAGGAAGCAGCGGTTTGGTTGAATCTACATGCCCTCCTccctttttcagagaaaacggTGTCATCAGAGGATTCTTCTCCCAGCTGGCAAAAACCTCCTCCTCTGTTTCTGAAATGTAATGTGGGTGCCTCTTGGGATATTAGCTCGTGTTCTTCTGGAGCTTCTTGGATTGTACGAGACTCGAAAGGTGTCGTCTTATATCACAGCAGACAGGTTTTCTCATGCATTGATTCTCGCGTACAGGCTGACCTGACAGCTATCTCTTGGGCAGCAGAAGCTATACGAGACTTTAAACTAAAGAGAGTGATTTTTGAAATCTCCTCTGATCAAGCACAAACAGCTCTGGACTTTCCTATGTCTTTCCTTGGTAATCCTCATGTTTGTCAACGGGCCCTATTTGCTATTCATGCTGTCTCGGAAGCAAAACTTCACTTGGTACAAGCTAACTGCACTATCATAGCCAACTTAATTGCTGGAAGTGTTACTCGTGATCACAGACACCAGTTCTATGTTGCTCGCAATGGTCCTGTCTGGTTATCTTCGCAGATTCAGCTGGAAGCCAGCTCTTGA
- the LOC106382584 gene encoding probable pectate lyase 12: MMLQRSCIVLFSLSLFVPHMGFAMLNKTLLLIPHPDPELVAHDVHWRVNASIWRRQAMDTTDQAGSNQCFTGNPIDDCWKCDTNWPNNRQRLADCGIGFGQYALGGKGGRFYFVTDSSDDDVVDPKPGTLRYGVIQVEPLWIVFPSNMMIKLKHELIFNSYKTLDGRGANVHIVGGGCITLQYVSNIIIHNIHIHHCHPSGNTNIRSSPTHYGLRTESDGDGISIFGSKDIWIDHCSLSRCKDGLIDAVMGSTGITISNNFFSHHNEVMLLGHSDHYEPDSGMQVTIAFNHFGEKLVQRMPRCRRGYIHVVNNDFTQWEMYAIGGSGNPTINSQGNRYTAPTNPFAKEVTKRVETPDGDWKGWNWRSEGDILVNGAFFVASGEGAEMRYEKAYSVDPKSASFIDQITFHCGVLGVGGRNNNLGMWTTTGSEGSGGLDSYNDYTDEMSGTGSTNRLSFSIIVIAFMFNLISYSFMLL; the protein is encoded by the exons ATGATGCTTCAAAGAAGCTGCATTGTACTTTTCTCACTTTCTCTGTTTGTTCCACACATGGGTTTCGCCATGCTCAACAAAACTCTCCTTCTCATACCACATCCCGACCCAGAGCTAGTCGCTCATGATGTTCATTG GAGGGTTAATGCCTCTATATGGAGACGTCAAGCTATGGATACGACGGACCAGGCCGGTTCAAATCAGTGCTTCACGGGTAACCCAATCGATGACTGTTGGAAATGTGACACAAACTGGCCTAATAACCGACAAAGGCTAGCCGATTGTGGAATCGGTTTCGGACAGTATGCCTTGGGAGGCAAAGGCGGCCGGTTTTACTTCGTCACTGATTCCTCCGACGATGATGTCGTCGACCCTAAACCGGGCACTCTCAG ATATGGAGTGATACAAGTAGAGCCACTGTGGATAGTGTTCCCAAGCAACATGATGATAAAATTAAAGCATGAGCTAATATTCAACAGTTACAAGACTCTTGATGGAAGAGGAGCTAATGTTCATATTGTTGGTGGTGGTTGCATCACCCTTCAATATGTCTCCAATATCATCATTCACAACATTCATATCCACCATTGTCACCCATCCG GGAATACTAACATACGGTCAAGTCCAACGCACTACGGATTAAGAACGGAATCGGACGGTGATGGTATCTCCATCTTCGGATCAAAGGACATATGGATTGACCATTGTTCTCTATCGAGATGTAAAGATGGGTTGATAGATGCTGTGATGGGATCCACAGGGATTACAATATCGAACAACTTCTTCTCACACCACAATGAAGTCATGCTTCTTGGTCACAGCGATCACTACGAGCCAGACAGTGGCATGCAg GTAACCATTGCGTTTAATCACTTTGGAGAGAAATTGGTACAAAGGATGCCACGATGTCGACGTGGTTATATCCATGTGGTTAACAACGATTTTACTCAATGGGAAATGTATGCGATTGGCGGTAGCGGTAACCCGACCATTAATAGTCAGGGTAACCGTTATACCGCCCCAACCAACCCCTTTGCCAAAGAG GTGACTAAAAGAGTAGAAACGCCTGATGGCGATTGGAAAGGGTGGAACTGGAGATCGGAGGGAGACATCTTGGTTAATGGAGCGTTCTTCGTGGCATCTGGAGAAGGTGCTGAGATGAGGTACGAGAAGGCGTATAGCGTGGACCCTAAATCTGCCTCGTTCATCGACCAAATCACATTTCATTGCGGCGTTCTCGGCGTTGGTGGCAG GAATAACAATTTGGGGATGTGGACTACTACTGGATCCGAAGGTAGTGGCGGTCTAGATTCTTATAATGACTACACCGATGAAATGTCTGGCACCGGTTCAACCAACCGGTTATCTTTCTCGATTATTGTTATAGCTTTCATGTTCAATTTGATATCATATTCGTTCATGTTGTTGTAA
- the LOC106380349 gene encoding transcription factor MYB27 — MDYKKEENLRRGPWLEEEDERLVKFVTLLGERRWDSLARVSGLKRSGKSCRLRWMNYLNPSLKRGPMSLEEETIIFQLHAFWGNKWSKIARRLPGRTDNEVKNYYRTHFRKKLEGQNYDKIIDWSRNTGEDLLRKYKETEITWTRTTTQEHGFDKTVKESKQMNMESDKETCGGIFERESFGVMKSPYENRISDWISEISTDQSDANVLEERTSSSSENNININVGSWWFQETRDIEEFSCSLWS; from the exons atggatTACAAGAAGGAAGAAAATCTCCGTAGAGGTCCATGgctcgaagaagaagatgaacggCTAGTGAAGTTCGTTACCCTTTTGGGAGAACGTCGTTGGGATTCTTTAGCGAGAGTTTCCG GTTTGAAGAGGAGTGGTAAGAGTTGCAGGCTAAGGTGGATGAACTATCTGAATCCGAGTCTGAAGCGTGGACCGATGAGCCTAGAAGAAGAAACTATCATCTTTCAGCTCCATGCTTTCTGGGGTAACAA GTGGTCAAAGATTGCAAGGAGATTACCCGGTAGGACTGATAACGAGGTTAAGAACTATTACAGAACTCATTTTAGAAAGAAATTGGAAGGTCAAAACTATG ATAAGATCATTGACTGGAGCAGAAATACAGGAGAAGACTTGTTGCGCAAGTATAAGGAAACTGAGATCACGTGGACAAGGACAACGACTCAAGAACATGGATTTGATAAAACTGTGAAGGAGTCTAAGCAGATGAACATGGAGAGTGATAAAGAAACTTGTGGTGGTATTTTCGAAAGAGAGAGCTTTGGTGTTATGAAATCACCATACGAAAACCGGATATCGGATTGGATATCAGAAATTTCTACAGACCAAAGTGACGCAAATGTTCTAGAAGAACGTACCAGCAGTAGCAGtgaaaacaatattaatatCAACGTTGGTTCTTGGTGGTTTCAAGAGACTAGGGACATTGAAGAGTTTTCATGCTCTCTATGGTCATAG
- the LOC111198850 gene encoding cell division control protein 48 homolog D, producing the protein MRNQAGSSDSKGTKKDFSTAILERKKAANRLVVDEAINDDNSIVYLHPETMEKLQLFRGDTVLIKGKKRKDTVCIALPDDTCEEPKIRMNKVVRSNLRVRLGDVISLHQFPDVKYGNRVHVLPIDDTIEGVTGNIFDAYLKPYFLEAYRPVKKGDLFLVRGGMRSIEFKVIETDPAEYCVVAPNTEIFCEGEPIKREDEERLDEVGYDDVGGVRKQMAQIRELVELPLRHPQLFKSIGVKPPKGILLYGPPGTGKTLLARAVANETGAFFLCINGPEIMSKMAGESESNLRKAFKEAEKNAPSIIFIDEIDSIAPKRDKTNGEVERRIVSQLLTLMDGLKARAHVIVMGATNRPNSIDSALRRFGRFDREIDIGVPDEIGRLEVLRIHTKNMKLAEDVDLERASKDTHGYVGADLAALCTEAALQCIREKMDVIDIEDEEIDAEILNSMAVTNEHYLTALGNSNPSALRETVVEVPNVSWEDIGGLENVKRELQETVQYPVEHPEKFEKFGMSPSKGVLFYGPPGCGKTLLAKAIANECQANFISIKGPELLTMWFGESEANVREIFDKARQSAPCVLFFDELDSIATQRGSSVGDAGGAADRVLNQLLTEMDGMSAKKTVFIIGATNRPDIIDPALLRPGRLDQLIYIPLPDEESRYQIFKSCLRKSPVAKDVDLRALAKYTQGFSGADITEICQRSCKYAIRENIEKDIEKERKRAEAPEAMEEDEEEIADIKAGHFEESMKYARRSVSDADIRKYQAFAQTLQQSRGFGSEFRFPQVTGAGAAATTAGGADPFATTGGAAAEDDDLYS; encoded by the exons ATGAGGAATCAAGCTGGTTCATCTGATTC GAAGGGGACGAAGAAAGATTTTAGCACCGCGATTCTGGAGCGGAAGAAGGCGGCAAATCGTTTGGTGGTGGATGAGGCCATCAACGATGACAACTCCATCGTGTATCTACACCCTGAGACCATGGAGAAGCTACAGCTCTTCCGTGGAGATACCGTGTTAATCAAg ggaaagaagaggaaggatacTGTGTGTATTGCCCTACCTGATGATACATGTGAGGAGCCAAAGATTAGGATGAACAAAGTTGTCAGGTCTAACCTTAGGGTTAGGCTTGGAGATGTTATATCTCTTCACCAGTTCCCTGATGTCAAGTATGGGAATCGTGTTCACGTTTTGCCCATTGATGATACTATTGAAGGAGTTACTGGCAATATATTTGATGCATACCTTAAAC CTTATTTCTTGGAGGCATACCGTCCGGTGAAGAAGGGTGATCTTTTCTTGGTTAGAGGAGGGATGAGAAGCATTGAGTTCAAGGTTATTGAGACCGATCCTGCTGAGTACTGTGTTGTGGCTCCGAATACAGAGATATTCTGTGAAGGTGAACCGATAAAGAGAGAGGATGAGGAGAGGTTGGATGAAGTTGGTTACGATGATGTTGGTGGTGTCAGGAAACAAATGGCTCAGATTAGAGAGCTTGTTGAGCTTCCTTTGAGGCATCCACAGCTCTTTAAGTCCATTGGTGTTAAACCTCCCAAGGGAATCTTGCTCTATGGCCCTCCTGGCACTGGGAAGACACTACTTGCTCGTGCTGTTGCTAACGAGACCGGTGCGTTTTTCTTGTGTATCAATGGTCCTGAGATCATGTCCAAGATGGCCGGTGAGAGTGAGAGCAACCTTAGGAAAGCGTTTAAGGAAGCTGAGAAGAATGCGCCTTCGATTATTTTCATTGATGAGATTGATTCTATTGCTCCGAAGAGAGACAAGACAAACGGAGAGGTTGAGAGACGGATTGTTTCTCAGCTCTTGACGCTTATGGATGGTCTTAAAGCTAGAGCTCATGTCATTGTTATGGGAGCGACCAACAGGCCTAACAGCATTGACTCGGCTTTGAGAAGGTTTGGACGTTTTGACAGGGAGATTGATATTGGTGTTCCTGATGAGATTGGTCGTCTTGAGGTTCTCAGGATTCATACCAAGAACATGAAGCTTGCTGAAGAC GTTGATTTGGAAAGAGCATCCAAAGACACACACGGGTACGTTGGTGCGGATCTTGCAGCGTTATGCACTGAAGCTGCTCTCCAGTGCATCAGAGAGAAGATGGATGTGATTGACATAGAAGACGAAGAGATAGATGCTGAAATTCTCAATTCTATGGCTGTGACTAATGAGCATTACCTGACAGCCCTTGGTAACAGCAATCCTTCTGCTCTACGTGAGACG GTCGTCGAGGTGCCTAATGTTTCTTGGGAGGACATTGGTGGTCTTGAGAATGTCAAGAGGGAACTACAAGAG ACTGTTCAATATCCAGTGGAGCATCCTGAGAAGTTCGAGAAGTTTGGTATGTCACCATCTAAAGGAGTCCTATTCTACGGTCCTCCCGGTTGTGGGAAGACCCTTTTGGCCAAGGCTATCGCCAACGAGTGCCAAGCCAACTTCATCAGCATCAAAGGTCCAGAGCTTCTCACAATGTGGTTTGGAGAGAGTGAAGCCAACGTCAGAGAGATATTCGACAAAGCACGCCAGTCCGCTCCTTGTGTCCTGTTCTTTGATGAGCTCGACTCCATCGCCACTCAGAGAGGTAGCAGCGTTGGAGACGCTGGTGGTGCAGCAGACAGAGTGTTGAACCAGCTTCTTACGGAGATGGATGGTATGTCTGCCAAGAAGACTGTCTTTATCATCGGAGCAACGAACAGACCAGATATCATCGACCCTGCGCTTCTTCGACCTGGTCGTCTCGACCAGCTCATCTACATTCCTCTCCCTGATGAGGAGTCTCGTTACCAGATCTTTAAGTCTTGCTTGAGGAAATCTCCGGTGGCTAAAGATGTTGACTTGAGGGCTCTTGCTAAatacactcaagggtttagtgGCGCGGACATCACAGAGATTTGTCAGCGTTCTTGCAAGTACGCGATCAGAGAGAACATCGAGAAG gatattgagaaggagaggaagagagcAGAGGCACCAGAAGCAATGGAAGAGGATGAGGAGGAGATTGCAGATATTAAAGCTGGTCATTTTGAGGAATCAATGAAGTACGCGAGGAGATCAGTGAGTGATGCAGACATTCGCAAGTATCAGGCATTTGCTCAGACTCTCCAACAGTCTCGTGGGTTTGGAAGTGAGTTCAGGTTTCCTCAAGTGACAGGGGCAGGAGCCGCTGCCACCACGGCTGGTGGAGCTGACCCGTTTGCTACTACGGGAGGAGCAGCAGCCGAGGACGATGATCTCTatagttaa